In one Fodinicola acaciae genomic region, the following are encoded:
- a CDS encoding cytochrome ubiquinol oxidase subunit I, with product MDALDLARWQFGITTVYHFLFVPLTIGLSMLVAIMQTGWVVTGKEHYLRMTKFWGKLFLINFAMGVVTGIVQEFQFGMNWSDYSRFVGDIFGAPLAIEGLLAFFLESTFLGLWIFGWDRLSKKVHLATIWLASVGTMLSAYFILAANSWMQHPVGYAVNTAAGRAELKDFGAVLTNSTVLATFPHTITAAFVTAGVFLLAISGWQLARRRQIEVFRPSMKMALVTVLIASIGVVVSGDLQARVMTQQQPMKMAAAEALYDTVTPASFSLFTIGSLDGSREIFSVRVPRVLSFMATGSFDGRVEGINDVQRAEAAAYGPGDYKPNIPVSYWSFRLMIGFGLLVMLLSIIGLWLFRRGRTPSSKWFYAVAVWSFALPLLANSFGWIFTEMGRQPWVVYGVMATANGVSPTVGAGYVLTSMIVFTVLYGALAAVDLVLMIRYARAGAPELEPVESTDPDKPLTFAY from the coding sequence ATGGACGCATTGGACCTGGCGCGATGGCAGTTCGGCATCACGACCGTCTACCACTTTCTGTTCGTACCGTTGACGATCGGCCTGTCGATGCTGGTGGCCATCATGCAGACCGGCTGGGTCGTCACGGGAAAAGAGCACTACCTGCGGATGACGAAGTTCTGGGGGAAGCTGTTCCTCATCAACTTCGCGATGGGGGTGGTGACCGGCATCGTGCAGGAGTTTCAGTTCGGCATGAACTGGAGCGACTACAGCCGGTTCGTCGGCGACATTTTCGGAGCGCCACTGGCGATCGAGGGTTTGCTGGCCTTCTTCCTGGAGTCGACGTTTCTCGGGTTGTGGATTTTCGGCTGGGACCGGTTGTCGAAGAAAGTCCATCTCGCGACGATCTGGCTGGCCTCGGTCGGCACGATGTTGTCGGCGTATTTCATCCTGGCCGCCAACTCCTGGATGCAGCATCCGGTCGGCTATGCCGTCAACACGGCCGCCGGTCGTGCCGAGCTGAAGGATTTCGGTGCCGTACTGACCAACTCGACCGTGCTGGCGACGTTCCCGCACACGATCACCGCGGCCTTCGTCACCGCCGGCGTGTTCCTGCTGGCGATCAGCGGCTGGCAGCTCGCGCGGCGCAGGCAAATCGAGGTTTTCCGACCGTCCATGAAAATGGCGCTCGTGACGGTGCTGATCGCCAGCATCGGCGTGGTCGTCAGCGGAGACCTGCAGGCACGCGTCATGACCCAGCAGCAGCCGATGAAGATGGCGGCCGCCGAGGCACTGTACGACACGGTGACGCCGGCGTCGTTCTCGCTGTTCACCATCGGAAGTCTCGACGGAAGCAGGGAGATCTTCAGTGTGCGCGTGCCGCGCGTGCTGTCGTTCATGGCCACCGGATCCTTCGACGGCAGGGTCGAAGGCATCAACGACGTGCAACGCGCCGAAGCCGCGGCCTACGGCCCAGGCGACTACAAGCCCAACATCCCGGTCTCGTACTGGTCGTTCCGGCTGATGATCGGCTTCGGCCTGCTGGTGATGCTGTTGTCGATCATCGGACTGTGGCTGTTCCGGCGCGGCCGTACGCCGTCGAGCAAATGGTTCTATGCGGTCGCCGTCTGGTCGTTTGCGTTGCCATTGCTGGCAAACTCCTTCGGCTGGATCTTCACCGAAATGGGTCGCCAACCGTGGGTCGTGTATGGCGTGATGGCCACCGCCAACGGTGTGTCGCCGACCGTCGGTGCGGGATATGTCCTGACCTCGATGATCGTGTTCACCGTCCTTTACGGCGCACTCGCCGCGGTGGATCTGGTGTTGATGATCCGCTACGCGAGGGCAGGTGCGCCGGAGCTCGAACCGGTCGAGTCGACCGATCCCGACAAGCCGCTGACATTCGCGTACTGA
- a CDS encoding DUF1003 domain-containing protein → MTIAAPRRKTTRRHTTRHLHPANRRRHDNRTVGERIADRVTAIFGSWSFIVAQSVVVTCWIALNAAGFLWHWDPYPFILLNLLFSTQAAYAAPLILLSQNRQADTDRIKAEHDYRVNMLALEYLVALHRSSHGPDCRCVPDGLRNAEGLLRDIAAELPER, encoded by the coding sequence ATGACGATCGCGGCGCCGCGACGTAAAACCACCCGGCGGCACACCACGCGGCATCTGCATCCGGCGAACCGGCGCCGTCACGACAACCGTACGGTCGGCGAGCGGATCGCCGACCGGGTCACCGCCATCTTCGGTTCGTGGTCGTTCATCGTCGCGCAGTCCGTCGTGGTGACCTGCTGGATCGCCTTGAACGCGGCCGGATTCCTGTGGCACTGGGATCCGTATCCGTTCATTCTGCTGAACCTCCTGTTTTCCACCCAGGCGGCGTATGCGGCGCCGCTGATCCTGCTCAGCCAGAACCGGCAGGCCGACACCGACCGGATCAAGGCCGAGCACGACTATCGGGTGAACATGCTCGCCTTGGAGTATCTGGTCGCGCTGCACCGGAGCAGCCACGGCCCGGACTGCCGATGCGTGCCGGACGGCCTTCGCAACGCCGAAGGCCTGCTGAGGGACATCGCCGCCGAGCTGCCGGAGCGTTGA
- a CDS encoding phosphoketolase family protein yields the protein MTAASARLSPASGELSRVDAWWRAANYLAVGQIYLLDNPLLRRSLRPEHTKPRLLGHWGTTPGLTFVWAHLNRLIRQRRQRMLTVIGPGHGGPAALAAAWLEGTYSQLHPEVSLDENGMLRLFRQFSFPGGVPSHVSPQVPGSLHEGGELGYSLAHAYGAAFDDPGLVVACVVGDGEAETGPLAASWQGNKFLDPVRDGTVLPILHLNGYKIASPTVLARIPEPELRSLLTGYGYHPHFVTAYADEPHVDVHAQMALELDSIFEEIGQIRAEAKRGRFPRAHWPLLVLRTPKGWTGPSIVDGRRTEGSWRSHQVPLTEVRTNPEHLAMLEDWLRSYQPDDLFDRVGAPVPEVLAAAPDGQLRMSASPVAMAGVREELVLPEVFAHAVDPRDDASATAVLGGWLREVVRANPHNFRIFGPDETASNRLQAVFEVTHRAWFAERQASDDHLGPGGRVLEVLSEHLCQGWLEGYLLSGRHGLFNCYEAFAHIIDSMFNQHAKWLETSRDIGWRGPVASLNYLLTSHVWRQDHNGFSHQDPGFIDHVLTKSPAVVRVYLPPDANTLLLTMDHCMRSRDLVNVVVAGKQPAPQWLTMSEAVEHCRHGIGDWTWAGTARGRQPDVVLACAGDVPTLETLAAAALLREHIPDLKVRVVNVVDLTQLRDRRDDDRGLSDEDFDALFTTDRPVLFAYHGYPWLIHELTYRRHNHDNFHVRGYKEKGTTTTPFDMVMLNDLDRFRLVADVIDRVPCLASGYPDVREEMLRRRRECRDHTRKHGVDDPRVVEWVWPYR from the coding sequence GTGACCGCCGCGAGTGCTCGCCTGTCGCCGGCCAGCGGCGAGCTCAGCCGGGTGGACGCGTGGTGGAGAGCGGCCAACTATCTGGCCGTCGGCCAGATCTACCTGCTCGACAACCCGCTGCTGCGCCGGTCGTTGCGACCGGAACACACCAAGCCCCGGTTGCTCGGTCACTGGGGGACGACGCCCGGTCTGACGTTTGTCTGGGCTCATCTCAACCGGCTGATCCGGCAGCGGCGACAGCGCATGCTCACCGTGATCGGACCGGGCCACGGCGGTCCAGCCGCACTGGCGGCTGCCTGGCTGGAAGGGACGTACTCGCAGCTGCATCCCGAAGTTTCCCTGGACGAGAACGGAATGCTCCGGCTGTTCCGCCAGTTTTCCTTCCCCGGCGGGGTTCCCAGTCATGTCTCGCCGCAGGTGCCTGGTTCGCTGCACGAAGGCGGTGAGCTCGGATACTCGCTGGCGCACGCGTACGGCGCGGCGTTCGACGACCCCGGCCTGGTGGTCGCGTGCGTCGTCGGCGACGGCGAGGCCGAGACCGGGCCGTTGGCGGCATCGTGGCAGGGGAACAAGTTCCTCGATCCGGTGCGCGACGGCACGGTGTTGCCGATCCTGCACCTGAACGGCTACAAGATCGCGAGCCCGACCGTGCTGGCGCGGATCCCCGAGCCGGAGCTGCGGTCGCTGCTGACCGGCTATGGCTATCATCCGCATTTCGTCACCGCCTACGCCGATGAGCCGCACGTCGACGTCCATGCCCAGATGGCGCTTGAGCTCGACTCGATATTCGAGGAGATCGGGCAGATCCGCGCGGAGGCGAAGCGGGGACGTTTCCCTCGCGCGCACTGGCCGCTGTTGGTGTTGCGTACGCCGAAAGGATGGACCGGGCCGTCCATTGTGGACGGTCGGCGTACCGAAGGGTCGTGGCGCTCGCATCAGGTGCCGCTGACCGAGGTGCGGACCAATCCCGAGCATTTGGCGATGCTGGAGGACTGGCTGCGTTCCTACCAGCCCGACGACCTGTTCGACCGCGTCGGCGCGCCGGTGCCGGAGGTGCTGGCGGCGGCGCCGGACGGCCAGCTGCGGATGAGTGCCTCGCCGGTGGCGATGGCCGGCGTACGCGAGGAGCTGGTGCTTCCCGAGGTGTTCGCGCATGCCGTCGATCCGCGTGACGACGCCAGTGCGACGGCGGTGTTGGGTGGTTGGCTGCGGGAGGTCGTGCGCGCCAATCCACACAACTTCCGGATCTTCGGGCCGGACGAGACGGCTTCCAACCGGTTGCAGGCGGTTTTCGAGGTGACCCACCGCGCGTGGTTCGCCGAGCGGCAGGCCAGTGACGACCATCTCGGTCCCGGTGGTCGCGTCCTGGAGGTGTTGTCCGAGCATCTTTGCCAGGGCTGGCTGGAAGGTTATCTGCTGTCCGGCCGGCACGGCCTGTTCAACTGCTACGAGGCGTTCGCGCACATCATCGACTCGATGTTCAACCAGCACGCCAAATGGCTGGAGACCAGCAGGGACATCGGCTGGCGTGGCCCGGTCGCCTCGTTGAACTACCTGTTGACATCACACGTGTGGCGGCAGGACCACAACGGATTTTCGCACCAGGACCCGGGTTTCATCGATCACGTGCTGACGAAGTCGCCGGCGGTCGTACGTGTCTACCTGCCACCGGATGCCAACACACTGTTGTTGACGATGGATCACTGCATGCGGAGCAGAGACCTGGTAAACGTTGTCGTAGCAGGGAAACAACCGGCGCCGCAGTGGCTGACCATGAGTGAGGCCGTCGAGCACTGTCGCCATGGCATCGGTGACTGGACGTGGGCCGGCACGGCCCGCGGCCGCCAGCCGGACGTGGTGTTGGCCTGCGCGGGGGATGTGCCGACGCTGGAGACATTGGCCGCGGCGGCGTTGCTGCGCGAGCACATACCGGACCTGAAGGTGCGGGTCGTGAACGTCGTCGACCTGACGCAGCTCCGTGACCGCCGGGATGACGACCGCGGGCTGTCCGACGAGGATTTCGACGCGCTGTTCACCACCGACCGGCCGGTCCTGTTCGCCTACCACGGATATCCGTGGCTCATCCACGAGCTGACCTACCGGCGGCACAACCACGACAACTTCCATGTCCGCGGCTACAAGGAAAAAGGCACGACGACCACGCCGTTCGACATGGTCATGCTCAACGACCTGGACCGTTTCCGGTTGGTCGCCGACGTGATCGACAGGGTGCCGTGCCTGGCCAGCGGCTACCCGGACGTACGCGAGGAGATGCTGCGCCGCCGACGAGAATGTCGTGACCACACCAGGAAACACGGGGTGGACGACCCGCGGGTCGTCGAATGGGTTTGGCCCTACCGATGA
- a CDS encoding GAF domain-containing sensor histidine kinase has product MTSERDGLPPESDRVIPDLSRLRLDTLLRELIDRASAVMQSESRVHRLLDAVVGVASDLSLPDVLRRIVESSCELVDAKYGALGVIGDDRNLAEFITVGIDVERRKLIGDLPTGKGILGTLIEHPTPLRLHDLREHPESFGFPANHPPMRSFLGVPIRVRGVVFGNLYLAEKRGGGDFTVQDEDLLVALAAAAGIAIENARLFERTSNSEIWLRASNELTAAMLTGETASQALVSVAERARAVARSPLVCLVLPDEVDGSLAVRIAAGDTSGSLAGQQLPEEAAATYEVFRSGRPQVLGESGRNSPVWLGREVELPAELADMGPMVLVPLTAGDVVLGVLLIAHQAGTRLPSGAYVELLQGFASQVALALEFSRAQEDQRRLAVFEDRGRIARDLHDVVIQRLFAVGLGMEGLVRMVRPEIGERVSGYVGDLDETIRDLRRSIFSLQQPEEQPRVRADVVAVVHDVAAGLSCEPRVVLSGAVDALVSPELAADLLATIREALTNVVRHANASAVAVEVTADNAGRTLTLVVTDNGVGIGQPPPRTSGLANMARRAERWNGAFRVEPGADRGTVLTWTATIRGSR; this is encoded by the coding sequence ATGACCTCCGAACGGGATGGCTTGCCGCCGGAGAGCGACCGTGTCATCCCGGATCTGAGCCGGTTGCGGCTGGACACGCTGCTGCGTGAGCTGATCGATCGAGCCTCGGCGGTCATGCAGTCGGAGAGCCGTGTGCACCGGTTGCTCGATGCCGTTGTCGGTGTGGCGAGCGATTTGAGCCTTCCCGATGTGTTGCGCCGCATCGTGGAGTCGTCGTGTGAGTTGGTGGACGCCAAGTACGGCGCACTGGGCGTGATCGGGGACGACCGCAATCTGGCCGAGTTCATCACCGTGGGGATCGACGTCGAACGGCGCAAGCTGATCGGTGATCTGCCGACTGGGAAAGGGATTCTCGGTACGCTGATCGAGCATCCCACGCCGTTGCGGTTGCATGACCTGCGTGAGCATCCGGAGTCTTTCGGTTTTCCGGCCAATCATCCGCCGATGCGGTCCTTTCTGGGTGTTCCGATCCGCGTACGCGGCGTGGTGTTCGGCAACCTCTATCTGGCCGAGAAACGCGGCGGTGGCGATTTCACGGTCCAGGACGAGGACCTGTTGGTGGCGTTGGCGGCGGCGGCCGGCATCGCGATTGAGAACGCGCGGCTGTTCGAGCGTACGAGCAACAGTGAGATCTGGCTGCGGGCCTCCAACGAGCTGACCGCGGCGATGCTGACCGGTGAGACAGCGTCGCAGGCGTTGGTTTCGGTGGCCGAGCGAGCCCGCGCGGTGGCCAGGTCGCCACTGGTCTGCCTGGTCCTGCCGGACGAGGTGGACGGGAGCCTGGCGGTGCGGATCGCCGCCGGTGACACGTCCGGTTCGTTGGCCGGTCAGCAGCTGCCCGAGGAGGCGGCCGCGACGTATGAGGTTTTCCGCTCCGGTCGGCCGCAGGTGCTTGGTGAGTCAGGTCGCAACAGTCCGGTCTGGCTGGGGCGCGAGGTCGAGCTGCCGGCCGAGCTGGCGGACATGGGGCCGATGGTGCTGGTGCCCCTGACGGCCGGCGATGTCGTCCTCGGGGTGCTGCTCATCGCTCATCAGGCGGGGACGCGGCTGCCGTCCGGCGCGTACGTGGAGCTGCTGCAGGGTTTCGCGTCGCAGGTCGCGTTGGCGTTGGAGTTTTCCCGCGCTCAGGAGGATCAGCGGCGGCTGGCCGTCTTCGAGGACCGTGGCCGCATCGCGCGTGACCTGCACGACGTGGTGATCCAGCGGCTTTTCGCGGTGGGGCTGGGGATGGAGGGCCTGGTCAGGATGGTTCGGCCGGAGATCGGTGAGCGAGTCTCCGGTTATGTCGGGGATCTCGACGAGACGATCCGTGACCTGCGGCGCAGCATCTTCTCGTTGCAGCAGCCGGAGGAGCAGCCGAGGGTACGGGCAGACGTGGTGGCGGTCGTGCACGATGTCGCCGCTGGGCTCAGCTGTGAGCCGCGGGTGGTCCTGAGCGGGGCGGTGGACGCGCTGGTGTCGCCGGAGCTGGCCGCCGACCTGCTGGCGACGATCCGCGAGGCGCTGACCAATGTCGTACGGCACGCGAACGCCTCCGCCGTCGCGGTCGAGGTCACCGCCGACAATGCCGGCCGTACGCTCACCCTGGTCGTGACCGACAACGGTGTCGGGATCGGGCAACCGCCGCCGCGTACGAGCGGCCTGGCGAACATGGCTCGCCGCGCCGAACGCTGGAACGGTGCGTTCCGGGTCGAGCCCGGCGCGGACCGCGGCACCGTCCTGACCTGGACGGCCACGATCCGCGGATCCCGATAG
- a CDS encoding pyridoxamine 5'-phosphate oxidase family protein translates to MLDPKRLEVLDRAECMALLRSVPVGRIVFTDHALPAVQPVGFVVYDDAIVFRTAVDSRLAAASRNAVVAFEVDEIDAERATGWSVVVVGHANEVVDEIDLRMLRDTEMSWSPATGCFIRVTTEKVTGRRLVPGLAGDDE, encoded by the coding sequence GTGCTCGACCCGAAAAGGTTGGAAGTGCTGGATAGGGCCGAGTGCATGGCGTTGTTGCGGTCGGTGCCGGTCGGTCGGATCGTCTTCACCGATCACGCGTTGCCTGCGGTTCAGCCAGTGGGATTTGTCGTCTACGACGACGCGATCGTCTTTCGTACGGCGGTGGACAGCCGGTTGGCCGCGGCGTCGCGCAACGCCGTCGTCGCCTTCGAGGTCGACGAGATCGACGCGGAACGCGCGACGGGCTGGAGTGTCGTGGTGGTCGGACACGCCAACGAGGTCGTGGACGAGATCGATCTGCGTATGCTGCGAGACACCGAGATGTCGTGGAGCCCGGCGACCGGCTGCTTCATCCGAGTGACGACCGAGAAGGTGACCGGTCGGCGGCTGGTCCCGGGTCTGGCTGGTGATGACGAATAG
- a CDS encoding NADH-quinone oxidoreductase subunit C, which yields MTRLVSQEIRPDDLVGTAGELLAGGFRVALIAGHDDGPFGLRAVYLFTAAAGDRRVELHVRLDRTHPHLPSLAALSFPAGRFEREMHDLYGIVPDNHPLPQRLVRHFHWPTNWHPMLADAGEPPEFGDQDGPYPFRTVEGPGVYEIPVGPVHAGLIEPGHFRFSVVGETILNLKARLWFVHKGLEKLFHGRRPEHGIEIAERVSGDTSVGHTLAYCLAVEDAQGIPVPVAHRRTRAILLELERIYNHVTDIGAICNDTGHGILNAHAGRIREQLLRLNDTVTGHRLLRGAIHPGGATVQQSPDVAVLRAIGADVAEVVDLALGHSVVRDRLAGTAVLTGQQAADLGALGYVARASGLAVDARRDHPVAGLEFRPATHTQTGGDVLARFTVRAEEISASIDYIGQLLDEQPPDLDRADRPARSGVGIVEGWRGTIVHRVELDEEGTLTRVKIVDPSFFNWPALPVALTDTIVPDFPLTNKSFNLSYAGNDL from the coding sequence GTGACTCGCCTTGTATCGCAGGAAATCCGGCCGGACGACCTGGTCGGGACGGCCGGCGAGCTGCTGGCCGGCGGATTCCGGGTCGCCTTGATCGCCGGCCACGACGACGGTCCGTTCGGCCTGCGCGCGGTTTACCTGTTCACCGCGGCCGCGGGGGATCGGCGGGTCGAATTGCACGTACGGCTGGACCGTACGCACCCGCACCTGCCAAGCCTGGCCGCGCTGTCGTTTCCGGCCGGCCGGTTCGAGCGGGAGATGCACGACCTCTACGGGATCGTCCCGGACAACCACCCGCTTCCGCAGCGGTTGGTGCGACATTTCCATTGGCCGACCAATTGGCATCCGATGCTGGCCGACGCCGGCGAGCCACCGGAATTCGGCGACCAGGACGGTCCGTACCCGTTCCGGACGGTGGAAGGCCCCGGTGTCTACGAAATTCCGGTCGGTCCGGTGCATGCCGGGTTGATCGAGCCGGGTCATTTCCGGTTCTCCGTCGTCGGCGAAACCATTCTCAACCTCAAGGCCCGGCTCTGGTTCGTCCACAAAGGACTGGAGAAACTGTTCCACGGCCGCCGGCCCGAGCACGGCATCGAGATCGCCGAACGGGTCAGCGGCGACACCTCGGTCGGCCACACGCTGGCGTACTGCCTGGCCGTCGAGGACGCGCAAGGCATCCCGGTGCCGGTGGCGCATCGGCGGACCCGCGCGATCCTGCTGGAACTGGAACGCATTTACAACCACGTCACCGACATCGGCGCCATCTGCAACGACACCGGCCACGGCATTCTCAACGCACACGCCGGGCGGATCCGCGAACAACTGTTGCGGCTCAACGACACCGTCACCGGTCACCGGCTGCTGCGCGGCGCGATCCATCCCGGCGGCGCCACCGTCCAGCAATCGCCGGACGTCGCCGTCCTGCGGGCCATCGGCGCCGATGTCGCCGAGGTCGTCGACCTGGCGCTCGGTCACAGCGTCGTACGTGACCGGCTCGCCGGCACCGCCGTACTGACCGGCCAGCAGGCGGCCGACCTCGGCGCGCTCGGCTATGTCGCGCGGGCCAGCGGCCTGGCCGTCGACGCTCGTCGCGACCATCCCGTAGCCGGCCTGGAATTCCGGCCGGCGACGCACACCCAGACCGGTGGTGACGTGCTGGCCCGTTTTACCGTACGCGCCGAGGAAATCAGCGCCTCCATCGACTACATCGGGCAACTGCTGGACGAACAACCTCCAGACCTGGATCGCGCCGATCGGCCGGCACGGTCAGGAGTCGGAATCGTGGAGGGTTGGCGCGGCACCATCGTGCACCGCGTCGAACTCGACGAGGAAGGGACGCTGACCCGGGTCAAGATCGTCGACCCGAGCTTCTTCAACTGGCCGGCGCTGCCGGTCGCGCTGACCGACACGATCGTCCCGGACTTTCCGTTGACCAACAAGAGTTTCAACCTCTCGTACGCGGGGAACGACCTCTGA
- a CDS encoding proton-conducting transporter membrane subunit → MISLLYLAFPLLGCLTYAAAGWRRCTAPVGAVAAAGMLATGIAAAVLVARTGPRMAVAGLLRVDALSAHMLIVIGAVALLATAASPAWLRAEIAAGRATARTASRHSLLVQAFLAAMALAVVAASLGMLWVAIEATTIVTAFLVGQRRSRAAVEAAWKYVVICSVGIGLALLGIILLNYASGHTGHPAGLDWVGLASSAHSLDPGVTRIAAALLIVGFGTKAGLVPLHAWLPDAHSQAPAPVSALMSGVLLSVAFYAILRVKVVADGALGVAFTRTLLVVIALLTLAVAASLLLAQRDYKRMLAYSSIEHLAILALGAAAGSQLALAAVLLHILGHGLAKSVLFLASGHILQSTGTSLVDRVRALAARQPLVAGCVGLGVLALVGFPPFSLFASELGIVRAGFGSGLAVPIAIALVLVLVIAAALFAHTGRMLLGAAPAGPGAATLPVRTPAGTAVPLVAGLLACAALGIAAGPLGSLLRLAATVAGGTG, encoded by the coding sequence ATGATCAGCCTGCTGTATCTCGCCTTTCCGCTGCTGGGGTGCCTGACGTACGCCGCGGCGGGGTGGCGCCGGTGCACCGCGCCGGTCGGCGCCGTCGCCGCGGCCGGCATGCTGGCGACCGGAATCGCGGCCGCTGTGCTGGTCGCTCGGACCGGCCCGCGGATGGCGGTAGCGGGGTTGCTGCGGGTGGACGCGTTGAGCGCGCACATGCTGATCGTGATCGGCGCGGTCGCGCTGCTGGCCACCGCGGCCAGCCCGGCCTGGCTGCGAGCCGAGATCGCCGCCGGACGTGCCACGGCCCGTACGGCCAGCCGGCATTCGTTGCTGGTGCAGGCATTTCTGGCCGCGATGGCGCTGGCGGTGGTGGCGGCCAGCCTCGGCATGCTGTGGGTGGCGATCGAGGCGACCACCATCGTGACCGCGTTTCTGGTGGGACAGCGGCGAAGTCGGGCCGCGGTCGAAGCCGCGTGGAAATACGTGGTGATCTGCTCGGTCGGCATTGGCTTGGCGTTGCTGGGAATTATCCTGCTCAATTACGCCTCTGGGCACACCGGTCATCCGGCCGGACTGGACTGGGTCGGGCTCGCCAGCAGTGCGCATTCGCTGGATCCGGGGGTGACACGGATCGCGGCTGCGTTGCTGATCGTGGGTTTTGGCACCAAAGCCGGGTTGGTGCCGCTGCACGCCTGGCTTCCGGACGCGCACAGCCAGGCGCCGGCACCGGTGTCCGCGTTGATGTCCGGCGTCCTGCTGTCGGTCGCTTTTTACGCGATTCTGCGGGTAAAAGTCGTCGCCGACGGCGCACTCGGCGTCGCGTTCACCCGTACGCTGCTGGTGGTCATCGCGCTGCTGACGCTCGCCGTCGCCGCGTCGCTTTTGCTCGCACAGCGGGATTACAAGCGGATGCTGGCCTATTCCAGCATCGAACACCTGGCGATCCTCGCGCTCGGCGCGGCGGCCGGCAGCCAGCTCGCGTTGGCCGCCGTACTGCTGCACATTCTCGGACACGGGCTGGCCAAGTCGGTACTTTTCCTTGCCTCCGGCCACATTCTGCAGTCGACCGGCACCAGCCTGGTTGACCGCGTACGAGCATTGGCGGCCCGGCAACCGCTGGTCGCCGGTTGCGTCGGGCTCGGCGTGCTGGCACTGGTCGGGTTCCCGCCGTTCAGCCTGTTCGCCAGCGAGCTCGGCATCGTACGGGCCGGATTCGGCAGCGGCCTGGCCGTACCGATCGCCATCGCCTTGGTGCTCGTACTCGTCATCGCCGCGGCGCTTTTCGCTCACACCGGCCGAATGCTGCTCGGCGCCGCACCGGCCGGTCCCGGCGCGGCGACCCTACCCGTACGGACACCGGCTGGTACGGCCGTCCCGCTGGTCGCCGGCCTGCTCGCTTGCGCGGCACTCGGCATCGCCGCCGGACCGCTCGGATCGCTGCTGCGGCTGGCCGCCACGGTCGCCGGGGGCACCGGGTGA
- a CDS encoding respiratory chain complex I subunit 1 family protein → MSALGVLGGVLQVAVVVAGSPLLVGVMRQVRARMEGRAGAGVGQPWRDIRKLLGKEPIRPRGTSVLFVAAPVVLMASTLVVAAVAPFVTVASALDPVADLFAVVALLAAGTVALALAGLDTGTAFGGMGASREMTIIALVEPTLLVAIFALSVRIGSTNLATIVSGTLADPAKVVSPASLLAAVALVVVIIAETGRLPVDNPATHLELTMVHEAMILEYAGPDLALVELASAMRLTVFLGLLANLFLPAGIATGLAPLALVVGMAAFAAKVTALGVLLAAAEVFWAKLRLFRVPELLAGSFLLALLAVAASFFLT, encoded by the coding sequence ATGAGCGCGTTGGGGGTCCTCGGAGGAGTGCTGCAGGTGGCCGTCGTGGTCGCCGGCTCGCCGCTGCTGGTCGGGGTGATGCGTCAGGTACGGGCCCGGATGGAGGGCCGCGCCGGCGCCGGTGTAGGGCAGCCGTGGCGCGACATCCGGAAGCTGCTGGGAAAAGAGCCGATCCGGCCGCGCGGCACCAGCGTCCTGTTCGTCGCGGCGCCGGTGGTGTTGATGGCCAGCACGTTGGTGGTCGCGGCGGTGGCCCCGTTCGTGACGGTGGCCTCCGCGCTGGATCCGGTCGCGGACTTGTTCGCGGTGGTCGCGTTGCTGGCGGCTGGAACGGTCGCGCTGGCGCTGGCCGGGCTGGACACCGGCACGGCGTTCGGCGGGATGGGCGCCAGCCGGGAGATGACGATCATCGCGCTGGTCGAGCCGACCCTGTTGGTGGCGATTTTCGCGCTGTCCGTACGGATCGGGTCGACCAACCTGGCGACGATCGTGTCCGGGACGCTGGCCGACCCGGCCAAGGTGGTGTCGCCGGCCAGCCTGCTCGCCGCGGTGGCGCTGGTGGTGGTGATCATCGCCGAGACCGGCCGGCTGCCGGTGGACAACCCGGCCACGCACCTGGAGCTGACGATGGTGCACGAGGCGATGATCCTGGAATACGCCGGCCCCGATCTGGCGCTGGTGGAGCTGGCCTCGGCGATGCGGCTGACCGTCTTCCTGGGGCTGCTGGCCAATCTCTTCCTGCCGGCCGGTATCGCCACCGGTCTGGCGCCGCTGGCCCTGGTGGTGGGGATGGCCGCGTTCGCGGCCAAGGTGACCGCGCTCGGCGTGCTGCTGGCCGCGGCCGAGGTTTTCTGGGCCAAACTGCGGCTTTTCCGGGTCCCTGAGCTGCTGGCCGGGTCGTTCCTGCTCGCGCTGCTTGCCGTCGCCGCGTCGTTTTTCCTGACATGA